A region of Lycium barbarum isolate Lr01 chromosome 3, ASM1917538v2, whole genome shotgun sequence DNA encodes the following proteins:
- the LOC132631697 gene encoding uncharacterized protein LOC132631697 isoform X1 has product MMRRSFGGGGKGMGGGSMLRAVQRAVGTSGGTITQDSFSTAKTPTTTTTTTHAFNNMSSSTALSLSSSSSPLSTFPLSAATALAPATWDTDESEDWECLDGCEDERVDIIFDDYILGLVPSTDEVQHAVSALHQVLEPSYFSCSTNDGLGYNSNEDKTDELSSSLDLSREVSSSGSVSDWIEPSLHICNSKLLQSYGASRVFDAFHMLQTEPSIQKMVISLSSDKAVWDAVMNNEAVREIRDSLKQVDAADNGLPAGSSEEGFDESDSDGTIDIISWIVVNTKEKVMELVEKIIEFVNEWFQPPEKEKTSEENTDPFDEKLRTSFFLSIVVLLVVVVARARCA; this is encoded by the exons ATGATGAGACGGTCATTCGGTGGCGGCGGCAAAGGCATGGGTGGTGGCAGCATGTTAAGAGCTGTTCAAAGAGCTGTTGGGACAAGCGGTGGCACTATTACCCAAGATTCCTTCTCTACCGCTAAAACACCcacaactactactactactacccaCGCCTTTAATAACATGTCTTCTTCTACCGCCCTTTCTTTATCCTCTTCTTCATCACCTTTATCCACTTTTCCGTTATCTGCTGCTACGGCTCTTGCACCGGCCACTTGGGACACGGATGAATCTGAAGACTGGGAATGTTTAGATGGATGCGAGGATGAAAGGGTTGATATTATATTTGATGACTATATTCTCGGTCTTGTTCCATCAACTGATGAGGTTCAACATGCAGTTTCTGCTCTTCATCA GGTCCTTGAGCCATCCTATTTTTCGTGTTCCACCAACGACGGTCTTGGTTACAACTCAAATGAGGATAAAACAGATGAACTCAGTAGTTCACTTGATCTGTCGCGCGAAGTCTCTTCTAGTGGATCCGTGTCTGATTGGATTGAACCGTCTTTGCATATTTGTAATTCAAAACTCTTGCAGTCTTATGGAGCTAGCCGAGTATTTGATGCTTTCCACATGCTGCAAACTGAACCTTCTATTCAG AAAATGGTCATTTCACTGTCATCTGACAAGGCTGTTTGGGATGCTGTTATGAACAATGAGGCGGTTCGGGAAATCAGAGATTCATTAAAACAAG TTGATGCAGCTGATAATGGTTTACCAGCTGGAAGTTCTGAGGAGGGTTTTGATGAGTCTGATTCAGATGGGACGATAGACATAATCAGTTGGATTGTTGTGAACACCAAGGAAAAGGTGATGGAACTAGTTGAAAAGATCATAGAGTTTGTGAATGAATGGTTTCAACCCCCCGAGAAAGAGAAGACATCAGAAGAGAATACTGATCCATTTGATGAAAAGCTGAGGACTTCATTCTTCCTTTCCATCGTAGTTCtgctagttgttgttgttgctcgaGCACGATGTGCATAG
- the LOC132631697 gene encoding uncharacterized protein LOC132631697 isoform X2, translating to MMRRSFGGGGKGMGGGSMLRAVQRAVGTSGGTITQDSFSTAKTPTTTTTTTHAFNNMSSSTALSLSSSSSPLSTFPLSAATALAPATWDTDESEDWECLDGCEDERVDIIFDDYILGLVPSTDEVQHAVSALHQVLEPSYFSCSTNDGLGYNSNEDKTDELSSSLDLSREVSSSGSVSDWIEPSLHICNSKLLQSYGASRVFDAFHMLQTEPSIQKMVISLSSDKAVWDAVMNNEAVREIRDSLKQADNGLPAGSSEEGFDESDSDGTIDIISWIVVNTKEKVMELVEKIIEFVNEWFQPPEKEKTSEENTDPFDEKLRTSFFLSIVVLLVVVVARARCA from the exons ATGATGAGACGGTCATTCGGTGGCGGCGGCAAAGGCATGGGTGGTGGCAGCATGTTAAGAGCTGTTCAAAGAGCTGTTGGGACAAGCGGTGGCACTATTACCCAAGATTCCTTCTCTACCGCTAAAACACCcacaactactactactactacccaCGCCTTTAATAACATGTCTTCTTCTACCGCCCTTTCTTTATCCTCTTCTTCATCACCTTTATCCACTTTTCCGTTATCTGCTGCTACGGCTCTTGCACCGGCCACTTGGGACACGGATGAATCTGAAGACTGGGAATGTTTAGATGGATGCGAGGATGAAAGGGTTGATATTATATTTGATGACTATATTCTCGGTCTTGTTCCATCAACTGATGAGGTTCAACATGCAGTTTCTGCTCTTCATCA GGTCCTTGAGCCATCCTATTTTTCGTGTTCCACCAACGACGGTCTTGGTTACAACTCAAATGAGGATAAAACAGATGAACTCAGTAGTTCACTTGATCTGTCGCGCGAAGTCTCTTCTAGTGGATCCGTGTCTGATTGGATTGAACCGTCTTTGCATATTTGTAATTCAAAACTCTTGCAGTCTTATGGAGCTAGCCGAGTATTTGATGCTTTCCACATGCTGCAAACTGAACCTTCTATTCAG AAAATGGTCATTTCACTGTCATCTGACAAGGCTGTTTGGGATGCTGTTATGAACAATGAGGCGGTTCGGGAAATCAGAGATTCATTAAAACAAG CTGATAATGGTTTACCAGCTGGAAGTTCTGAGGAGGGTTTTGATGAGTCTGATTCAGATGGGACGATAGACATAATCAGTTGGATTGTTGTGAACACCAAGGAAAAGGTGATGGAACTAGTTGAAAAGATCATAGAGTTTGTGAATGAATGGTTTCAACCCCCCGAGAAAGAGAAGACATCAGAAGAGAATACTGATCCATTTGATGAAAAGCTGAGGACTTCATTCTTCCTTTCCATCGTAGTTCtgctagttgttgttgttgctcgaGCACGATGTGCATAG
- the LOC132633974 gene encoding uncharacterized protein LOC132633974 yields the protein MLHQNGWHHGSRRISMNLICLLANFLFTCINLIHFLHRVSAMVMEQKIAELSSQLQASEERERRRDMQFDGMRAQLDKLLASRGIPSCPDDARNPYTQSSGADDEGTHVSNTQRHV from the exons ATGCTCCACCAAAATGGTTGGCATCATGGATCAAGAAGGATTTCAAT GAATCTTATCTGCCTCTTGGCTAATTTCTTGTTCACGTGCATCAACCTAATTCATTTCCTGCATAGAGTGAGCGCTATGGTCATGGAGCAAAAGATTGCTGAGCTATCTAGCCAGCTACAGGCCTCGGAGGAAAGGGAGAGGCGAAGGGACATGCAATTTGACGGTATGAGGGCCCAATTAGACAAATTACTTGCTTCGAGGGGGATTCCCTCGTGTCCTGATGATGCTCGTAACCCCTATACTCAATCTAGTGGTGCTGATGATGAAGGGACTCACGTGTCAAACACACAAAGACATGTTTGA